The Amycolatopsis sp. NBC_01480 genome segment CGGCTCCGCGTAGAGCACCTGCTCGTCCGAACCGCCGCCGGGCAGCCACGACAGGACGTCGCCCGCCGAGTCCGCGACGAGTTCCTGGAGCCGGCGCAGGGCGGCGATCGGGTCCGGCGCGGTGGTGGCGCGGCGCGCATCCTGGACGAGTTCGGTCAAGGTCATCGTGGGGTCCGTCCACCGGAGATCGTGCGCGGGCGGGGGTCACCGCCGCGGAAGCTTCCCGCCGGCGTCCGTCTCGCGCTGGTGGACAAGCGCGGCCGGTTTTGGTGACCGCCACCGGAGTCGGACGTCCTGTCGTTCACCCGCTCGGCGCAACGGCAGACGGCGCCGTGCAATCCCCGCGCGGTTGCCGGTCCCCGCGTGCGCTGGTGAAATGCGCGCATGAGCGAGAAACTGACCGACCCCGCCGTGCTGGCCTTCGTGACTGCGCTGAACTCGGGTGACCGGACGGCGTTCCGCGCCGCGCTCACCGACGACGCCGCGATGTCCGACGACGGCACGGAACGGGACCTCGAAGACTGGACCGAGCGCGAGATCTTCAGCTCCCAGGGCCATCTCGACACGGATTCGCTGGAGTCCGTGGCCGAGGGCGGCCGGTCGTTCGTGACGACCTACTCCAACGCCACCTGGGGCGGCATGCGCACCCGCTGGCACTTCGTGGTGCGCGACGGGAAGATCGCGCGCTTCGAGACCGGGCAGGCCTGACCGGGCACATCTGAAAACAAAGGCCGTCTCCCCTTCGGCAAGGGGAGACGGCCGGGTTCGGACGTGGTGGGAGGGTAGCGGGTTCAGAGGCGCTCTTGCAGCGCGTCGGCGGCCGCGAGGAGGTCGGCGGCCCAGCGGGCGCCCGGCTTGCGGCCGATCCGTTCGACCGGACCGGAAACCGAGACCGCGGCCACCACGGTCCCGGACGAATCGCGCACCGGCGCCGAAACGCTCGCCACACCCGGTTCCCGTTCGGCGACGCTCTGCGCCCAGCCGCGCCGGCGGACCTCCAGCAGCGTGCGCTCGCCGTAGACGGCGTCGGCCAGGATCGTGCGCTGGGTGTGCGGATCCGACCACGCCGCAAGGACCTTCGCGCCGGAGCCGGCCGTCATCGGCAGCCGGGAGCCGATCGGGACGGTGTCGCGCAGGCCACTCGGCGGCTCGGCCGTCGAGACGCACACCCGCTGAACGCCGTCACGCCGGTACAGCTGCACGCTTTCGCCGGTGATGTCCCGGAGCTTGGGCAGCACCGAACCCGCCGCGTCGAGCAGGGGGTCGGTCGAACCGCCCGCCAGTTCCGCGAGCGCGGTGCCCGGCCGCCAACGGCCGTCCGGACCCCTGCGCAGCAGGCGATGCACCTCAAGGCCCACCGCGAGGCGGTGCGCTGTCGCTCTCGGCAACCCCGTGCGGGTGCACAGTTCCGCTAGCCCACAGGGGTCTTCGGCCACGGCCTGCAAC includes the following:
- a CDS encoding IclR family transcriptional regulator — protein: MGQHSGIGVLDKAVAVLQAVAEDPCGLAELCTRTGLPRATAHRLAVGLEVHRLLRRGPDGRWRPGTALAELAGGSTDPLLDAAGSVLPKLRDITGESVQLYRRDGVQRVCVSTAEPPSGLRDTVPIGSRLPMTAGSGAKVLAAWSDPHTQRTILADAVYGERTLLEVRRRGWAQSVAEREPGVASVSAPVRDSSGTVVAAVSVSGPVERIGRKPGARWAADLLAAADALQERL
- a CDS encoding nuclear transport factor 2 family protein; amino-acid sequence: MSEKLTDPAVLAFVTALNSGDRTAFRAALTDDAAMSDDGTERDLEDWTEREIFSSQGHLDTDSLESVAEGGRSFVTTYSNATWGGMRTRWHFVVRDGKIARFETGQA